One window of the Cuculus canorus isolate bCucCan1 chromosome 13, bCucCan1.pri, whole genome shotgun sequence genome contains the following:
- the ADGRG3 gene encoding adhesion G protein-coupled receptor G3 isoform X3, translating to MNLLLGAVLLLLVLPDSARGREICAALERGDSHHWCCNMTVGLKEMSGGTPSLDLPQRCPELRHDGSSACACLRERWLRLLQSVGPALRSGLAGLKVLLLNISRAVTHDVLIAFSPMESPMLLNMTEKGKTGKIQLPKEIFHSLSSWTARVVVMVLNIQQLGMFEEVNQMGQVLDNTVVGITVGEKSISGLRDPMKLTFAHRQLPYGITPQCVFWDPSKGQAGGWSSSGCLTQPRDNGTVCSCNHLTFFTLLLQNPTLDKSTAQALMTVATAGCAVAMAFSIFTIAFCIFLRCRFRSEETLRTNLGLHMNLVSSLFLLNLAFLLNSGISGGTQPGTCKVLGGLTHYCLLCCFTWMALEGCHLYLLFVKVLGTYIHHYLMKLCLVGWGFPAFIVGVAGVIGSYGEYSIQTADQQVIARLCVHHHPQGLGGPYSKGSGNPLLLGSQQQGVCPSGLDLCCCSTSLIMITTQQLSTAVVTTTSTSPAKPTWSCPQDSRSWRDIQAPSGASPGSLPAEQYEGSRSTLLSPPASLLPWKTAQGCPCIPKHFSLGRLTRLLLGLAEALETPWLPFFRCWITSKYILVHYITNCSYFSLIFLFNMAVFGVVTQKSCFLQGTGVVQGDHKAWKTAMVAMGLFSLLGATWALAFLTYGTSSASVLYLFTIFNSLQGIFIFIWLVALYYPKTKETTSFLSHIIKHEKTTTVSQD from the exons ATGAACCTGCTCCTGGGCGCTGTGCTGCTTCTTCTGGTGCTGCCTG ACTCTGCCAGGGGACGGGAGATCTGTGCCG ccctggagcGAGGTGACAGTCACCACTGGTGCTGCAACATGACGGTGGGGTTGAAGGAGATGAGCGGCGGGACCCCCAGCCTCGACTTGCCCCAGCGCTGCCCGGAGCTGAGGCACGACGGCAGCTCTGCTTGTGCCTGTCTGCGGGAGCGCTGGCTCAG GCTGCTGCAGTCGGTGGGGCCAGCACTGCGTAGTGGGCTGGCTGGGTTGAAAGTGCTGCTCCTGAACATCAGCAGGGCTGTCACCCATGATGTCCTCATCGCTTTTTCCCCCATGGAG AGTCCCATGTTGCTGAATATGACCGAGAAGggaaaaacaggcaaaattCAGCTGCCCAAGGAAATATTCCACTCCCTGAGCAGCTGGACAGCACGCGTGGTGGTGATGGTTCTCAACATCCAGCAGCTTGGCATGTTTGAG GAGGTCAACCAGATGGGACAGGTCCTGGATAACACTGTGGTGGGCATCACAGTGGGAGAGAAGAGCATTTCCGGGCTGCGAGACCCCATGAAGCTCACCTTTGCCCACAGGCAGCTGCCCTAT GGCATCACCCCGCAGTGTGTCTTCTGGGATCCCAGCAAAG ggcaggcaggaggctggagcagcagtggaTGTCTCACACAGCCTCGGGACAATGGGACAGTCTGCTCCTGCAACCATCTCACCTTCTTCACCCTTCTCCTG CAGAACCCAACTCTGGACAAGTCCACGGCACAAGCCTTGATGACTGTTGCcactgctggctgtgctgtaGCCATGGCTTTCTCCATTTTCACCATTGCCTTCTGCATCTTCTTAAG GTGCAGGTTCAGGTCTGAGGAGACCCTTCGCACCAACCTGGGCCTGCACATGAACCTCGTAAGCAGCCTGTTCCTCCTCAATCTGGCCTTCCTGCTCAACAGTGGAATCTCTGGTGGGacccagccaggaacctgcaAGGTCCTGGGGGGGCTCACCCACTAttgcctgctctgctgcttcacCTGGATGGCACTGGAGGGCTGTCACCTCTACCTCCTCTTTGTCAAGGTCCTCGGCACCTACATCCACCACTACTTGATGAAGTTGTGCCTGGTCGGCTGGG GCTTCCCTGCTTTCATAGTCGGGGTGGCAGGAGTCATCGGCAGCTACGGAGAATACAGTATCCAGACTGCGGACCAGCAGGTCATAGCCCGCCTGTGCGTGCACCACCACCCACAGGGCTTAGGTGGCCCTTATAGCAAGGGGAGCGGTAACCCATTGCTGCTGGGGTCACAGCAGCAGGGGGTGTGTCCATCTGGCTTGGATTTATGCTGCTGTTCCACTTCCCTAATTATGATTACAACACAGCAGCTTTCTACAGCTGTGGtaaccaccacctccacctctcctGCCAAGCCTACGTGGTCATGCCCACAGGACTCCAGGTCATGGAGGGACATTCAAGCTCCATCTGGAGCTTCCCCAGGCTCCCTCCCAGCTGAACAATATGAGGGCAGTAGGTCTACACTGCTGTCCCCCCCTGCTTCACTCTTGCCTTGGAAAACAGCACAAGGGTGTCCCTGCATCCCTAAGCACTTTTCCCTGGGGAGGCTCACAAGGTTGCTGCTGGGGCTAGCAGAGGCACTGGAGACACCGTGGTTGCCTTTTTTCAGGTGCTGGATCACTTCCAAATATATCCTGGTCCACTACATCACCAACTGCAGCTACTTCAgcctcattttcctcttcaacATGGCTGTCTTTGGGGTGGTGACCCAGAAGAGCTGCTTCCTGCAAGGCACAGGAGTCGTGCAGGGGGACCACAAGGCCTGGAAGACGGCCATGGTGGCAATGGggctcttctccctgctgggaGCCACCTGGGCTCTGGCATTCCTCACCTATGGCACCTCCTCGGCATCTGTGCTCTACCTCTTCACCATCTTCAACTCTCTCCAAG gaatCTTCATATTCATCTGGCTGGTCGCCCTCTACTACCCCAAGACAAAGGAGACCACTAGCTTCCTCTCCCACATCATCAAACATGAAAAAACCACCACAGTTTCCCAGGACTAG